The Ramlibacter sp. PS4R-6 nucleotide sequence GAGCCGAATTTGGCCAGCGCGTCCGCCACGGCCGCTTCCGTGCGCTGGATGTTGCGGTAGACCACGCCCAGTTCGTACATGTCACTTCCCCTTGGATTGGAGCTGCGCATCCAGGCGCCGGAACACCCGGCGCGTGTTGCCCTCGAAGATCGCGTGCTTGTCCTCGCCGGACAGCAGCTTCGACGCGTCGATGTAGCGCTTGGTGTCGTCGTAGTAGTTGCCGGTGGTCGGGTCGATGCCGCGCACCGCGCCGATCATCTCGCTGGCGAACAGCACGTTCTTCACCGGGATCACGGTGTTGAGCAGGTCGATGCCCGGCTGGTGGTACACGCAGGTGTCGAAGAACACGTTGTTCATCACGTGCGTGTCCAGCAGCGGCTTCTTCATCTCCTGCGCCAGCCCGCGGTAGCGGCCCCAGTGGTAGGGCACGGCGCCGCCGCCGTGCGGGATGATGAAGCGCAGCTGCGGGAAATCCTTGAACAGGTCGCCCTGGATCAATTGCATGAACGCCGTGGTGTCCGCGTTGATGTAGTGCGCGCCGGTGGTGTGGAAGCAGGCGTTGCAGCTCGTGCTGACGTGGATCATCGCCGGCACGTCGTACTCCACCATCTTCTCGTAGATGGGGTACCACCACTTGTCGGTGAGCGGCGGGGAGTTCCAGTGGCCGCCCGACGGGTCCGGGTTCAGGTTGATGCCTACGGCGCCGTACTCGCGGATGCACTTCTCCATCTCGGGGATGCAGGTCTTCGGCTCCACGCCGGGCGACTGCGGCAGCATCGCCACGGGCACGAAGTGGTCGGGGAACAGCTTGGCCACGCGGAAGCACAGCTCGTTGCAGATCGCCGCCCAGGTGCTGGACACCTCGAAGTCGCCGATGTGGTGCGCCATGAAGCTCGCGCGCGGCGAGAACAGCGTCAGGTCGTTGCCGCGCTCCTTCATCAGGCGCAGCTGGTTGTTCACGATGGTCTCGCGGATGTCGTCGTCACTGATCTTCAGGTCCGCGACCTTCGGCTTCGCCGCAGGGTCCTTGATGCCGGCGATCTGCTGGTTGCGCCACTCTTCCAGTTGCTTGGGCGCGGTGGTGTAGTGCCCATGGCAGTCGATGATGATCGTCATGCGGGTTCCATCCCTTGTCGGCGCTTCGCATCCGCGGTGGGCGGCGAAGCCATGAACAGCAGCAGCTCGCGCGCCGCGGCCGGCTGCGTGCTGGTGGCGCACACCGCGCCGGAAAAGACCGTGTTGATTTCGGCGCCCGCCGGCATCGCGCCGAGGAGCTCGATGCCCGGCTGGTGGATCAGCTCCGAGAGTTGCTGGAAGCCGAGTGCGGCCTTGCCGTCGGCCACCAGCGAGCCCACCGGGATGCCCGGGGAGGCTTGCACCAGTTTGCTCTGGATGTCCGCCAGGCCCCAGCGCTCGAAGAGCTTCAGCAATGCCGTGCCGCTGGGTCCGGTCGAATAGCCGATCGTCGGTGCCGCGAGAACCGCACGCTTGAGCGCTGCCTCGCTCGACACATCGGGCTGCGGCGACCCGGCCTTCACCGCGATGCCGACCCCGGAGCGCACCAGGTCCACGCGGCTGCCCGCCAATTTGCCCGCCTGCTGCAGCTTGTCGATGGCGTCGGACGCGAGCACGACGACGTCGAAGGGTTCATCGGCCTGCACGCGCTTCGCCGCGTCGACGCCGCCCACCGATTCGATGCGCGATTCGACGCCCGAGAGCTTTCCGTACATCGCCGCCAGCTCGCCCAGGAGCTGGCGCGTGGCCATGGAGGAAATGCCGCGGATCGCCGTCATCCGGGCATTGTCGGCAGGGGCGGCGGGCGCTTGAAGCCCACCCCGCCTCTAGCAGCTATGCCAGTTCAGCATAATTGGCGCCCACCCATCCAGAAACATGGACCTCAAGCAGCTCGAATACTTCGTCCGCGTGGCTGAGCTCGGCAGCTTCACGCGAGCCGCGGTCGAGCTGGACGTGGCCCAGCCGGCGCTCAGCCGGCAGGTGCGGTTGCTGGAGGTGGAGCTGCGCCAGACCCTGCTCGTGCGCAACGGCCGCGGCGCGGTGCCGACCGAAGCCGGCAAGATCCTGCTGGAACACGGCCGCGGCATCCTGCACCAGGTGCAGCGGGCTCGCGACGACCTGGGACGGTTGCGCGGCGGGCTGTCCGGGCGCGTGGCGCTGGGACTGCCGAGCAGCGTGGCGCGCGTGCTTGCCGTGCCCTTGACGCGCGCTTTCCGCGAAGCCGCCCCCGACGCCCGCCTGTCGATCAGCGAAGCCCTGTCGGTGGGCCTGCAGGAAGGCCTGACGAGCGGGCGCCTCGACATTGCCGTGCTCTACAACGCGCAGCCCTCGCGCGAGCTCGACGTCCTGCCGCTCCTCGAGGAAGACCTGCTGCTCGTGCGCGCACGTCCGCCGGGGCTTCACGAAGACCCGCCGCCCGGCCCCGTCGACCTGCGCGACATCGCGCAGATGCCGCTCGTGATCCCGAGCCGGCCCAACGCCATCCGCCTGCACGTCGAATCCGCGATGGCCGCCATCGGCGCGAAACCCAACGTGGCGCTGGAGATCGACGGCGTCACCGCGATCCTCGACCTGGTGCTCGACGGCGCAGGCTGCGCGATCCTGTCGCACAACGCGCTGCTGAATTCGCCGCGGCCGTCGGCATACATCGCACAGCAGATCGGCACGCCGCCGCTGCGCATCCAGCTCTCGCTCGCGACGAGCCTGCAGCGGCCCGCGACGCCGGTGCAGAAGGCCGCGCTCGGGCTGATCCGCGACATCCTGCCCGCTGTGTACGCGCGCCACTAGGCGTTCCGTTTGGGGGGAAAACCCCGTGTCCGCGCGTGTGGCATGCCAACACAATGCCCGCACTACAGGAGACAAGGCATGAAGTTCATCCGCAACGTTTTGCTGTCGGTCACGGCGCTGCTCGCGTTCGGCGCGCTGGCGCAGAACATCTCCATCGCCACGGGCGGCACCGGTGGCGTGTACTACCCGATGGGCGGCGGCCTCGCGGCCATCCTGTCGAAGTACGTGCCCGGCATGCAGGCCACCGCGGAAGTCACGGGCGGTTCCGTCGACAACCTGAAGCTCATCGAAACCGGCAAACCCTACGTGGGCTTCTCGATGGCCGATGCGGCGCTGGATGCCGCCAAGGGCGAGGACAAGTTCAAGGGCAAGAAGGTGCCGCTGAAGACGCTGGCCGTGCTGTACCCGAACCGCATGCACGTGGTGACGGTCGAAGGCAAGGGCATCAGCAAGTTCGCCGACCTCAAGGGCAAGCACGTGTCCACCGGCGCGCCGGGCAGCGCCACCGAAGTGATGGCCTTCCGCCTCATCGAGGCCGCGGGCCTGGACAAGGACAAGGACATGAAGCGCGAGCGCCTGAGCGCCGCCGAATCCGCCAACGCGCTGAAGGACGGCAAGATCGACGCCTTCTTCTGGGTCGGCGGCCTGCCCACCGCCGCGGTGACCGACCTGGCGAACACGCCGAGCACCAAGGTCAAGCTGATCGACCACGCGGACCTCGTGGCCGCGATGAACAAGAAGTACGGCAACCTCTACGTCGAGGACGTGATCCCCAAGGCCATCTACAAGGGCATGGACGCCGACAACAAGCAGGCCACGGTGATGAACATCCTGGTCGCGCACGAAAGCATGGACGACAAGACGGCGTACAACATCGTCAAGACCATCTTCGACAAGAAGGCGGAACTGGTGGCCGTGCACAAGGAAGCTGAGAACATCAAGCTGGAAAGCCAGAAGGCCGCTGCGTCCCCCGTGCCCTTCCACCCCGGCGCGCTGAAGTACTTCGCCGAAAAGGGCGTCAAGGTCAACTGACCCGGCCGCCCGAGTGACCGACCCCAACCGCGCCGCGATCACCGAGGGCGTCAGCCAGTCGGCGCTGGAAAAGGCCGAGGAGTTCATCGAGCAGGAGGAAGGCGCCGCCAACAAGTTCCGCGGCGCGCTTGCCGTCTTCGTCACGCTGGTGGCCGTGGCGATGTCCACCTTCCACATGTACGCCGCGTACTCGATCGTGCCGACGCAGACGCTGCGGTACATCCACGTCGCGTTCGTGCTGTTCCTGTGCTTCCTGATGTTCCCGGTCGCACGGCGCTTCCGCCACCGGCTGATGTGGTGGGACGTGCTCGCGGCGCTGCTCGCGATCGGCGTCGCGGCCTACGCCATCCTGGGTGGGGACGATTTCACCGACCGCAACACCTCGCCCCAGGGGTGGGACATCGTCTTCGGCCTGGCGCTGCTGGCGCTGGTGCTCGAGGCCATGCGCCGCACCAACGGCTGGATCATGCCGGTGATCACGGGCTCCTTCATCGCCTACGCCATGCTCGGCCCCTGGCTGCCCGCGCCGTGGACGCACAAGGGCTACGAGATCCCGCGCCTGATCGGCGTGATGTACATGACGCTGGAAGGAATCTTCGGGCCGGCGGTGGACGTGTCGTCGTCGCTCATCATCCTGTTCACCGTCTTCGGGGCCTTCCTGCAGTACTCGCAGGCGGGCAAGTTCTACATCGACTTCTCGTTCTCGGCGATGGGCGGAAAGCCAACGGGGGCCGGCCGCACGGTGGTGCTCGCGTCCTTCCTGCTCGGCGGGCCGTCGGGCTCGGGCGTGGCGACGACCGTGACGCTCGGCTCGGTCGCCTACCCCATGCTCGCGAAGGTCGGCTACGAGAAGAACGCCGCGGGCGGGCTGCTCGCCGCGGGCGGCCTGGGCGCGATCATCTCGCCGCCGGTGCTGGGCGCGGCGGCCTTCCTGATCGCCGAGTTCCTGAAGATCTCCTACATCGACGTGCTGCTGATGGCGTCGATCCCCACCCTGCTCTTCTACTTCGCGCTGTTCCTGATGGTGGAGATCGACGCGCGCAAGTACGGCATGAAGGACGCCACCTTCACCAAGGTCGACAGCGTGTGGAACCTCACGCGCAAGTACTGGTTCCACTTCCTGTCGCTGGTGTCCATCGTCGCCTTCATGCTGTGGGGCTTCTCGCCGGTGCTGTCGGTGTTCTGGGCCACCGTCGTGTCGTTCTTCACCAGCTTCCTGCGCCGCGACACCTCGCTCATCCCGTGGGACATCTTCTCCGCCCCAGGCCCCCTGTGGCGCAAGTTCCTCGACTCGGGCTTCATGAAGGCGATGGAGGGCGGCTCCATCGGCATGCTCAACGTGGGCGCCACGTGTGCGGGCGCGGGCATCATCGTCGGCGTGGTCACCCTCACGGGCCTGGGGCTGAAGTTCAGCTCCATCGTGATCGCGTACGCCGGCGGCTCGCTGCTGCTCACGGCCATCTTCACGTCGCTCGTGGTGTGGATCGTCGGGCTGGCCGTTCCGGTCACTGCCTCGTACATCATCTGCGCCGTGATCGCCGCGCCCGCGCTGATCAAGCTCGGCGTGCCGGACTTCGCGGCGCACATGTTCATCTTCTATTACGCCGTGCTGTCGGAGGTGTCGCCGCCCACGGCGCTGTCGCCGTTCGCCGCGGCCGCGATCACCGGCGGCGACCCGTACAAGACGACGATGCAGTGCTGGAAGTACACGGTGCCCGCCTTCCTCGTGCCCTTCATGTTCGTGCTCGACCCGAGCGGCCAGGGCTTGTTGCTCATGGGCTCGTCCAAGGCACTGGCCGGCGCGAGCTGGTGGAGCATCGCCGAGGTGTCGCTCACCGCCGCCATCGGCATCGCGTCGCTCGCGGCCGGCTTCCAGGGCTGGGCGCTGCGCAAGACGACCAACGTGGAGCGCGGCCTGTTCCTCGCCGCCGGCTTCGCGCTGGTCTACCCGACGCTCATCGCCGACCTCGTCGGCCTGGCGCTCTTCATCGCCGCCGCTGCGATGCAGGTGCTCAGGCGATCGCCCAGAGCAGCGCCGTCAGCGTGAAGAACGACGCGACGGTCGTGCCCAGCTGGGCAGCCGCCGCCATGCCGTCGTGGCCGTGCTTCTGCGCGAGGATCGGGTAAATCCCCAGCATCGGCACGGCGGCCATCAGGATCACGGCGACCTGCAGCTCGCGCGCCATCGGCGGCAGCAGGTACACGAGGCCGCACACCAGCAGCGGGTGCAGGAGCAGCTTGCCGACCGCGATCACGGCGACGTCGCGCTTCATGCCGCCGATGTGGATGCCGACCAGCGAACCGCCGATGACGAAGAGCGAGATCGCGCCGGTCGACATCGCCAGCAGGTTCACCGCCTTGGCGACCGGCTCGGGCAGGTGCCATCCGAAGAGCGAGAAGGCAAAACCGGATGCGATGCCCCAGATCATGGGGTTGCGCGACAAGGCCTTGAGCGACTGGCGCATCGCCGCGCCCAGCGAGCCCGAGCCGCCGCTGTCGGCGATGGCCAGCGCCAGCGGCAGCAGGATGAAGTTCTCCACCACCATCGCCAGCGCCAGCCCGATGCCGGCCGTCGCCGCGCCGAACGCCTGCGCCACCAGCGGGAACCCGATGAAGCCGCTGTTGGGGCACGACATCCCCATGCCGACGATGGCGCTCGCGGAGACGGACTTGTGCGCGAAGCGGCGCGCCCACAGGATGCCCAGCAGCATCGCCAGCACGCCGCCGCTCGCATAGGCCGCGACGAACACCGGGTTGAGCACCTCGGCCACGCTGCGCTGCGACAGCGCGTTGAACAAGAGCGCGGGCAAGGCAATGTTGATCACGTACTTGCCGAACACGCGCATCTCGGCACGCTCGAACAGGCCGATGCGCGTGGCCACGTAGCCCGCGGCGATGACCAGGAAGATCGGGCCGGTGAGCGCGAGGACCGCGAGCACGTCAGCGCTTGCGGGCGGCCAGCAGCCGGTCGGCGTACTCCTGCCAGCGCGCGCCCTTGGCGACGTCCTTGAACGTGCCCTCCTTCGCCTGGTCCGCGACCCACTGCTGCTTGTCGGCGATGGCCGCCGTCATGAGCGGATCGAAGCCGGCCTCTCGCACGGTGTTCGCTGCTTCGCGCATCTCCTCGGCGCGGCGCTTGCCGTGCTCGACGACGCGGCTGAAGAAGTAGGCGCCCTGCTTGTCCCAGTCGATGCTCGGAAAGGTCTCGCGCAGCGTCGGCAGCACGTGGTCCTCGACGCCGTAGGCCCGCGCGGTCGCGTAGCTCTCGATCACCAGGGCCTCGAGGCCCTTGATCATCACGCTGCGGCACATCTTGATCGCGCTGGCCACGCCCAGCTTGTCGCTGACGGCCTTGGCGTCCATGCCCCAGGACTGAAGCAGCGGCGCGAGGTCGGCCGCCCGCGCGCCGCCGAGCAGCATGGGCACCTGGATGCCGTAAGGCGGCACCGAGGTCATCACGCCCGCCTCGACGTACTGCGCGCCGGCGGCTTCGATCGCGGCCGCGGCCTTCTGCTTGGTGCCGGGCGACGCGGAATTGAGGTCGAGGAAGAGCGCGCCGCGCCGGACGGACTTCGCCGCCTCTTCGGCGACCGCGAGCGTGTTGGAGGCCGTCACCGCCGAGATCACGAGATCGCTGGCTTCGCACAGCTCGCGCATCGAACCATGCGCCGTCACGCCTGCGTCCCCCGCGTGCGCCAACTCCGCGTCGCGCGTGGCCGCTTGCGCGAACTTCAGGTCCCAGGCGCCCATCGCGCGCACCCGGTCCTTCAGGCCCTTCGAGAAGATCTTGCCGACCTCGCCGTAGCCGACGACGCCGATGCGTGCGATGTCCAGGGTGCTCATGGCTTCATCGTGCCACACCGAGCAGGCGGTCGAGCAAGTCGGGCGAGCGCAGCAACGCATCGGCCGGGCTGGCGTGGACCACGGTGCCGCGATCGAGCACGATGGCGCGGTGCGAGATGCGCAGGATCGCCTGCGGATGCTGCTCCACGATGATCGCGGCCAGGCCCTCCTCGCGCGTGATGCGCTCGATGGCCTTCAGCAGCTCGGCGACGATGATCGGCGCCAGGCCTTCCAGCGGTTCGTCGAGCAGCAGCACCTTGGGGTTGACCACCAGCGCCCGGCCGACCGCCAGCATCTGCTGCTCGCCGCCCGACAGCTGCGTGCCCAGGTTCGTCTTGCGCTCGGCCAGGCGCGGGAACATCTCGTAGACGCGCTCCGGGGCCCAGCGGCCCGGGCGCGCGACCGCCGTGAGGTTCTCGTGCACCGTGAGCGACTTGAAGATGTTGCGCTCCTGCGGCACCCAGCCGATGCCTGCGGCCGCCCGCAGGTGCGACGGCAGCTTGTGCAGCTCGGCGCCGCCCAGGGTGATGGAACCGGCGTGCTGGCGCGTCGACCCGGCCAGCGTGTTGATCAAGGTGGTCTTGCCCGTGCCATTGCGGCCGAGCAGCGCGAGCGTCTGGCCTTCGCCCAGCTCGAACGACACGCCGTTGAGCACCACCGCCTCGCCATAGCCGGCGCTGAGGTTGTCCACGCGCAGCAGTTCAGCCATGCGCCACCTCGTGCCCCAGGTACACGGCCTTCACTTCCTCGTTGGCCGCGATCTCCTGCGGCGTCCCTTCGGTGAGCACGCCGCCGTTGACCAGCACCGTCATGCGGTCGGCGAAGCTGAAGACCAGGTCCATGTCGTGTTCGATCAGCAGCACCGACACGTCGGCCGGCAGTGCCGCGACCGTCTGCAGGAGCTCTTCGCGCTCGCCCGCGGGCACGCCGGCCACCGGCTCGTCGAGCAGCAGCACGCGCGGCTCGCAGGCCAGCGCGATGGCGATCTCCAGCAGCCGGCGCTTGCCGTAGGCCAGGTACTCCGTGCGCTGGTTCATGACCTCGAAAAGGTGGAACTGCGCCAGCAGCTCCTCGCAACGCTGCGCGACTTCCGCGGGGGCGCCCAGCGGCTTCCAGAAGCCGGTGCCGAGCCCGCGCTGCTGCGACACCACCAGCGCCAGCGTTTCCAGCGGCGTCATCGACGCGAACAGCTGGTTGATCTGGAACGTGCGAACCATGCCGCGTTGCACGCGCTTGTGCGGAGCCAGCTGGGAGACATCCTCGCCCTCGAGCACGATGCGGCCTTCGGTCGGCTCCAGCACGCCCGTCAGCAGGTTGACCAGCGTGGTCTTGCCGGCGCCGTTGGGGCCGATCAGCGCATGGCGCGCGCCGCGGCGCACGTCCAGCGTCACGTTGTT carries:
- a CDS encoding amidohydrolase family protein, producing the protein MTIIIDCHGHYTTAPKQLEEWRNQQIAGIKDPAAKPKVADLKISDDDIRETIVNNQLRLMKERGNDLTLFSPRASFMAHHIGDFEVSSTWAAICNELCFRVAKLFPDHFVPVAMLPQSPGVEPKTCIPEMEKCIREYGAVGINLNPDPSGGHWNSPPLTDKWWYPIYEKMVEYDVPAMIHVSTSCNACFHTTGAHYINADTTAFMQLIQGDLFKDFPQLRFIIPHGGGAVPYHWGRYRGLAQEMKKPLLDTHVMNNVFFDTCVYHQPGIDLLNTVIPVKNVLFASEMIGAVRGIDPTTGNYYDDTKRYIDASKLLSGEDKHAIFEGNTRRVFRRLDAQLQSKGK
- a CDS encoding substrate-binding domain-containing protein gives rise to the protein MTAIRGISSMATRQLLGELAAMYGKLSGVESRIESVGGVDAAKRVQADEPFDVVVLASDAIDKLQQAGKLAGSRVDLVRSGVGIAVKAGSPQPDVSSEAALKRAVLAAPTIGYSTGPSGTALLKLFERWGLADIQSKLVQASPGIPVGSLVADGKAALGFQQLSELIHQPGIELLGAMPAGAEINTVFSGAVCATSTQPAAARELLLFMASPPTADAKRRQGMEPA
- a CDS encoding LysR substrate-binding domain-containing protein, translated to MDLKQLEYFVRVAELGSFTRAAVELDVAQPALSRQVRLLEVELRQTLLVRNGRGAVPTEAGKILLEHGRGILHQVQRARDDLGRLRGGLSGRVALGLPSSVARVLAVPLTRAFREAAPDARLSISEALSVGLQEGLTSGRLDIAVLYNAQPSRELDVLPLLEEDLLLVRARPPGLHEDPPPGPVDLRDIAQMPLVIPSRPNAIRLHVESAMAAIGAKPNVALEIDGVTAILDLVLDGAGCAILSHNALLNSPRPSAYIAQQIGTPPLRIQLSLATSLQRPATPVQKAALGLIRDILPAVYARH
- a CDS encoding TAXI family TRAP transporter solute-binding subunit produces the protein MKFIRNVLLSVTALLAFGALAQNISIATGGTGGVYYPMGGGLAAILSKYVPGMQATAEVTGGSVDNLKLIETGKPYVGFSMADAALDAAKGEDKFKGKKVPLKTLAVLYPNRMHVVTVEGKGISKFADLKGKHVSTGAPGSATEVMAFRLIEAAGLDKDKDMKRERLSAAESANALKDGKIDAFFWVGGLPTAAVTDLANTPSTKVKLIDHADLVAAMNKKYGNLYVEDVIPKAIYKGMDADNKQATVMNILVAHESMDDKTAYNIVKTIFDKKAELVAVHKEAENIKLESQKAAASPVPFHPGALKYFAEKGVKVN
- a CDS encoding TRAP transporter permease, translated to MTDPNRAAITEGVSQSALEKAEEFIEQEEGAANKFRGALAVFVTLVAVAMSTFHMYAAYSIVPTQTLRYIHVAFVLFLCFLMFPVARRFRHRLMWWDVLAALLAIGVAAYAILGGDDFTDRNTSPQGWDIVFGLALLALVLEAMRRTNGWIMPVITGSFIAYAMLGPWLPAPWTHKGYEIPRLIGVMYMTLEGIFGPAVDVSSSLIILFTVFGAFLQYSQAGKFYIDFSFSAMGGKPTGAGRTVVLASFLLGGPSGSGVATTVTLGSVAYPMLAKVGYEKNAAGGLLAAGGLGAIISPPVLGAAAFLIAEFLKISYIDVLLMASIPTLLFYFALFLMVEIDARKYGMKDATFTKVDSVWNLTRKYWFHFLSLVSIVAFMLWGFSPVLSVFWATVVSFFTSFLRRDTSLIPWDIFSAPGPLWRKFLDSGFMKAMEGGSIGMLNVGATCAGAGIIVGVVTLTGLGLKFSSIVIAYAGGSLLLTAIFTSLVVWIVGLAVPVTASYIICAVIAAPALIKLGVPDFAAHMFIFYYAVLSEVSPPTALSPFAAAAITGGDPYKTTMQCWKYTVPAFLVPFMFVLDPSGQGLLLMGSSKALAGASWWSIAEVSLTAAIGIASLAAGFQGWALRKTTNVERGLFLAAGFALVYPTLIADLVGLALFIAAAAMQVLRRSPRAAPSA
- a CDS encoding AEC family transporter, with amino-acid sequence MLAVLALTGPIFLVIAAGYVATRIGLFERAEMRVFGKYVINIALPALLFNALSQRSVAEVLNPVFVAAYASGGVLAMLLGILWARRFAHKSVSASAIVGMGMSCPNSGFIGFPLVAQAFGAATAGIGLALAMVVENFILLPLALAIADSGGSGSLGAAMRQSLKALSRNPMIWGIASGFAFSLFGWHLPEPVAKAVNLLAMSTGAISLFVIGGSLVGIHIGGMKRDVAVIAVGKLLLHPLLVCGLVYLLPPMARELQVAVILMAAVPMLGIYPILAQKHGHDGMAAAAQLGTTVASFFTLTALLWAIA
- a CDS encoding DUF1932 domain-containing protein, which translates into the protein MDIARIGVVGYGEVGKIFSKGLKDRVRAMGAWDLKFAQAATRDAELAHAGDAGVTAHGSMRELCEASDLVISAVTASNTLAVAEEAAKSVRRGALFLDLNSASPGTKQKAAAAIEAAGAQYVEAGVMTSVPPYGIQVPMLLGGARAADLAPLLQSWGMDAKAVSDKLGVASAIKMCRSVMIKGLEALVIESYATARAYGVEDHVLPTLRETFPSIDWDKQGAYFFSRVVEHGKRRAEEMREAANTVREAGFDPLMTAAIADKQQWVADQAKEGTFKDVAKGARWQEYADRLLAARKR
- a CDS encoding ABC transporter ATP-binding protein; translation: MAELLRVDNLSAGYGEAVVLNGVSFELGEGQTLALLGRNGTGKTTLINTLAGSTRQHAGSITLGGAELHKLPSHLRAAAGIGWVPQERNIFKSLTVHENLTAVARPGRWAPERVYEMFPRLAERKTNLGTQLSGGEQQMLAVGRALVVNPKVLLLDEPLEGLAPIIVAELLKAIERITREEGLAAIIVEQHPQAILRISHRAIVLDRGTVVHASPADALLRSPDLLDRLLGVAR
- a CDS encoding ABC transporter ATP-binding protein, which gives rise to MSDVVLQAQGLVKKFGGITATNNVTLDVRRGARHALIGPNGAGKTTLVNLLTGVLEPTEGRIVLEGEDVSQLAPHKRVQRGMVRTFQINQLFASMTPLETLALVVSQQRGLGTGFWKPLGAPAEVAQRCEELLAQFHLFEVMNQRTEYLAYGKRRLLEIAIALACEPRVLLLDEPVAGVPAGEREELLQTVAALPADVSVLLIEHDMDLVFSFADRMTVLVNGGVLTEGTPQEIAANEEVKAVYLGHEVAHG